Proteins encoded by one window of Metamycoplasma subdolum:
- the tsf gene encoding translation elongation factor Ts codes for MAVDLNKVKELRERTNSGFLDCKNALEATKNDVEAAIKWLQEKGIIKAAKKAGRIAAEGVTKAYVDGKVAVIFELNSETDFVAKNKLFQEFANKVQVTLAKEKWSTIEDAKKLKIDGKTIEEGTNELTAKIGEKIALRRAEKYVAKANEILAGYTHFGDRIAVIVKAEGKNEELARQIAMHVSALNPSYLCEECLPKDVAQKVDKTVSSNKALVGKPEKIQASMKAGLFRKEYNELGVLLYQPFVIDDSKIVKVVLENANMKLLDYVRFEVGEGIEKKSVDFATEVAEQMKK; via the coding sequence ATGGCTGTTGATTTAAATAAAGTAAAAGAACTTAGAGAAAGAACAAATTCAGGATTTCTAGATTGTAAAAATGCTCTTGAAGCAACCAAAAACGATGTTGAAGCGGCAATCAAATGATTGCAAGAAAAAGGAATCATTAAAGCTGCTAAGAAAGCAGGAAGAATTGCTGCTGAAGGTGTAACAAAAGCTTATGTTGATGGTAAAGTTGCAGTTATCTTTGAACTTAATTCAGAAACTGACTTTGTTGCTAAAAACAAACTATTTCAAGAATTTGCAAACAAAGTGCAAGTTACTTTAGCAAAAGAAAAATGAAGCACAATTGAAGATGCTAAAAAACTAAAAATTGATGGTAAAACTATTGAAGAAGGTACCAACGAACTAACTGCTAAAATTGGTGAAAAAATTGCTTTAAGAAGAGCAGAAAAATATGTTGCAAAAGCAAATGAAATCTTAGCGGGATACACTCACTTTGGTGACAGAATCGCTGTTATTGTAAAAGCTGAAGGCAAAAACGAAGAACTTGCAAGACAAATTGCAATGCATGTTTCAGCACTAAATCCTTCATATTTATGTGAAGAATGTTTACCTAAAGATGTAGCACAAAAAGTTGACAAAACAGTTTCATCAAATAAAGCTTTAGTAGGAAAACCTGAAAAAATTCAAGCTTCAATGAAAGCTGGATTATTTAGAAAAGAATACAACGAACTTGGAGTTCTTCTATATCAACCATTTGTTATTGATGACAGCAAAATTGTTAAAGTTGTTTTAGAAAATGCTAACATGAAACTTTTAGACTACGTGCGTTTTGAAGTTGGTGAAGGTATTGAGAAAAAGTCTGTAGACTTTGCAACTGAAGTTGCTGAACAAATGAAAAAATAA
- the rpsB gene encoding 30S ribosomal protein S2: protein MEKTKKEVEVKKTSKHKVEEKPEVKKQEKIQAVPEIISREKLLEAGTYFGHKVAMWNPKMKQYIWGKRMGIHILDVAKTQKALELAYKLLQKMASKPISFIWVGTKKQAKKAIEQAAARTSSAYVSERWLGGTLTNSQTIFRSVRELERLENLQATNYEGYTKKEGLLFDKKIAKLQKNLGGIRKLAGKQTPQVMISASPLDDKIAILEAKKKGLKIIAIQDTNTDPDLVDVIIPANDDSVKSVTLILTVLADAICSAKGQEQLFAYRKNEDIILPEEPKKEYVPKKRYNNNRYEERTVDTHTKEVKKEEVKEGK from the coding sequence ATGGAAAAAACTAAAAAAGAAGTTGAAGTTAAAAAAACTTCAAAGCACAAGGTTGAAGAAAAACCTGAAGTTAAAAAACAAGAAAAAATTCAAGCAGTACCTGAAATTATTTCACGTGAAAAATTACTTGAAGCTGGTACTTACTTTGGACACAAAGTTGCAATGTGAAATCCAAAAATGAAACAATACATTTGAGGAAAAAGAATGGGAATTCACATTCTAGACGTTGCCAAAACTCAAAAAGCATTAGAACTTGCTTACAAACTATTACAAAAAATGGCTTCAAAACCTATTTCATTTATTTGAGTTGGAACTAAAAAACAAGCAAAAAAAGCAATTGAACAAGCTGCAGCAAGAACAAGTTCAGCATATGTTTCAGAAAGATGATTGGGCGGAACATTAACTAACTCACAAACCATTTTTAGAAGTGTTAGAGAGCTTGAAAGACTTGAAAATTTACAAGCAACTAACTATGAAGGTTATACTAAAAAAGAAGGTCTTTTATTTGACAAAAAGATCGCTAAACTTCAAAAGAACTTAGGCGGAATTAGAAAATTAGCAGGTAAACAAACACCTCAAGTTATGATTTCCGCTTCACCTTTAGATGATAAAATTGCTATTCTTGAAGCTAAGAAAAAAGGTTTAAAAATTATTGCTATTCAAGATACAAACACTGACCCAGATTTAGTTGATGTTATCATTCCAGCAAACGATGATTCAGTAAAATCAGTAACATTAATTTTAACTGTTTTAGCTGATGCTATCTGTAGTGCAAAAGGTCAAGAACAACTGTTCGCTTATAGAAAAAATGAAGATATTATTCTTCCTGAAGAACCTAAAAAAGAATATGTTCCAAAGAAAAGATATAATAACAACAGATATGAAGAAAGAACAGTAGATACTCATACTAAAGAAGTTAAAAAAGAAGAAGTAAAAGAAGGAAAATAA
- a CDS encoding HAD family acid phosphatase, which produces MKKGKFLLLGGLSAAVLPMVPLTISCGNGEQKKPEKSFEDLTAAEKLTFVTEKFNKLDEADKKKFLSNSKALKELLNQDEVHTLIDELNKDAAQFGSIVWYIKSAESLIGKEQAFATAKKAFDALKANVKAQAVFDFNQDFNTAQKVDNPTKTIPVIFMDIDETVLQNDYTEAFGMLNGGYSGEMKEKNDLKGKRFAVPGAVEFINHVQSNGGLVIYQSDMNQSTAVVQAVKENLKKVGVKFVADFQFWMRGSMPYVAENEMDITDEKTKDMTDDQLKELAKNTKFTTDFSPKPWRTWTNSSAAYRLGKLVYKTDRMQGADANTKGWNFNQVDGKSGDAVKLLTLMKIGDNFNDFFDRLSKDKSLKNNDERTKIYTENEKLRALFTKFDANYLEAKKVGNKYELSEVADRPNAYILIPGNSEYGGWLDYYGYKTTFKNLYEELKAILADPKYEKGPER; this is translated from the coding sequence ATGAAAAAGGGAAAATTTTTATTATTAGGCGGGTTATCCGCAGCAGTTTTACCAATGGTTCCTTTAACAATTAGTTGTGGAAATGGTGAACAAAAGAAACCTGAGAAATCTTTTGAAGATTTAACAGCAGCAGAAAAACTAACATTTGTTACAGAAAAATTCAATAAATTAGATGAAGCTGATAAAAAGAAATTTTTAAGTAACTCAAAAGCTTTAAAAGAATTACTTAACCAAGATGAAGTACACACCTTAATTGATGAATTAAATAAAGATGCAGCTCAATTCGGCTCAATCGTTTGATACATCAAATCAGCTGAATCTTTAATTGGAAAAGAACAAGCATTTGCAACCGCTAAAAAAGCATTTGATGCTTTAAAAGCAAATGTAAAAGCTCAAGCAGTGTTTGATTTTAATCAAGATTTCAACACTGCACAAAAAGTTGATAATCCTACAAAAACAATTCCTGTAATTTTTATGGACATCGATGAAACCGTTCTACAAAATGACTACACTGAAGCATTTGGCATGTTAAATGGTGGATACAGTGGTGAAATGAAAGAAAAGAACGATTTAAAAGGAAAAAGATTTGCAGTTCCTGGTGCCGTTGAATTCATTAACCACGTTCAATCAAATGGTGGATTAGTAATTTATCAATCAGATATGAACCAATCAACCGCTGTTGTTCAAGCAGTAAAAGAAAACCTTAAAAAAGTTGGTGTTAAATTCGTCGCTGACTTCCAATTCTGAATGCGTGGTTCAATGCCTTACGTAGCTGAAAATGAAATGGATATCACTGATGAAAAAACCAAAGATATGACAGATGATCAACTAAAAGAACTTGCTAAGAACACTAAATTCACAACAGACTTTAGTCCAAAACCTTGAAGAACTTGAACTAACTCAAGTGCTGCATATCGTTTAGGTAAATTAGTTTACAAAACTGATCGTATGCAAGGTGCTGATGCAAACACAAAAGGTTGAAACTTTAATCAAGTTGATGGTAAATCAGGGGATGCAGTTAAGTTATTAACTTTAATGAAAATTGGAGACAACTTTAATGACTTCTTTGACCGTTTATCAAAAGATAAAAGTTTAAAAAATAATGATGAACGTACAAAAATTTACACTGAAAATGAAAAATTGAGAGCATTATTTACTAAATTTGATGCTAACTATTTGGAAGCTAAAAAAGTAGGCAATAAATATGAATTAAGCGAAGTTGCGGATCGTCCAAACGCTTATATATTAATTCCTGGAAACAGTGAATATGGTGGTTGATTAGACTATTATGGTTACAAAACAACCTTTAAAAATTTATATGAAGAACTAAAAGCAATTTTAGCTGATCCAAAATATGAAAAAGGACCAGAAAGATAA
- a CDS encoding NAD(P)H-dependent oxidoreductase, producing the protein MRKVYLILGHPNKDSFNGKLVDAYEKRLKELKIEVRRVNLIDLDFDLILRKDKQEHQSTIEKEQANIMWADELIFFYPLWWGNVPALLKGYIDNVFTHGFAYKHHEDDPLWDKLLEGKKARIFSTCDASSEFVKTDYKDCDFIFLKKAVFWFTGIKTIETYRIGELYIMNDEEREKEINKIISTIKK; encoded by the coding sequence GTGAGAAAAGTTTATTTAATTTTAGGTCATCCTAATAAAGATTCATTTAATGGAAAGTTAGTCGATGCTTATGAAAAAAGATTGAAAGAATTAAAGATTGAAGTTAGAAGAGTTAACTTGATTGATTTAGATTTTGATCTTATTTTAAGAAAGGACAAACAAGAACATCAAAGCACTATTGAAAAAGAACAAGCGAACATTATGTGAGCTGATGAACTTATATTCTTTTATCCGCTTTGGTGAGGCAATGTTCCTGCTTTATTAAAAGGTTACATTGACAATGTTTTTACTCATGGTTTTGCTTATAAACATCATGAAGATGACCCTTTGTGAGACAAGTTATTAGAAGGTAAAAAAGCAAGGATTTTTTCTACCTGCGATGCATCTAGCGAGTTTGTAAAAACTGACTATAAAGATTGTGATTTTATTTTTCTTAAAAAAGCAGTATTTTGATTTACAGGAATTAAAACTATTGAGACATATAGAATAGGGGAACTATATATAATGAACGATGAAGAAAGAGAAAAGGAAATCAATAAAATAATTAGTACAATAAAAAAATAA
- the dnaK gene encoding molecular chaperone DnaK, which translates to MAKEIILGIDLGTTNSVVSIMENGKAKVLENPNGKRTTPSVVAFKNGERVVGEVAKRQLETNPDSIASIKRLMGTSQTVHANGKDYKPEEISAMILSYMKEYAEKKIGQSVKKAVITVPAYFDNAQREATKNAGLIAGLDVVRIINEPTAAALSFGMDKDKNKNHKILVFDLGGGTFDVSILEMENGTFEVLSTSGDNHLGGDDWDHKIVDWMKDQIKAKYSYDVSGDKMALARLKEEAERAKITLSESLVTNISLPFLAMSANGPINVELELKRSEFEKMTEDLLMRTKKPLLDALKDANLKFTDLHEVLLVGGSTRMPAVQKLVEEVTGKKPNNSINPDEVVSVGAAIQGAVLAGDIKDVLLLDVTPLTLGIVVEGEIVAPLIPRNTTIPVTKSQIFSTAADNQSAVTIVITQGERQLARDNKILGQFNLEGIDPAPRGVPQIEVSFSIDVNGITKVTAKDKKTNKEQTITISNTSKLSDEEVEKMVKEAEENREEDKKKRHEIEVTVRAEQTLNTLDKTINSDEAKKAGEDKLGEIKKIQENIKKLLEEKKYEELEKALNEFDQQIQSAMDFMKKNNINPEDLNKKNDENKN; encoded by the coding sequence ATGGCTAAAGAAATTATTTTAGGTATTGACCTTGGAACTACAAACTCAGTAGTATCAATTATGGAAAATGGTAAGGCAAAAGTTTTAGAAAATCCTAACGGAAAAAGAACTACACCTTCTGTTGTTGCATTTAAAAATGGAGAAAGAGTTGTTGGAGAAGTTGCAAAAAGGCAACTAGAAACTAACCCTGATTCTATCGCATCAATCAAGAGACTTATGGGAACAAGTCAAACTGTTCATGCAAATGGTAAAGATTATAAACCTGAAGAAATTTCAGCAATGATACTTTCATATATGAAAGAATATGCTGAAAAGAAAATTGGACAAAGTGTTAAAAAAGCAGTTATTACTGTTCCGGCTTACTTTGACAACGCACAAAGAGAAGCAACTAAAAATGCAGGTTTAATTGCAGGGCTTGATGTTGTTAGAATTATTAACGAACCAACTGCTGCAGCACTTTCATTTGGAATGGACAAAGACAAAAACAAAAACCACAAAATTCTTGTTTTTGACCTTGGTGGTGGAACCTTTGACGTTTCAATTCTTGAAATGGAAAATGGAACTTTTGAAGTTCTTTCAACTTCAGGTGATAACCACTTAGGTGGGGATGACTGAGACCATAAAATTGTTGATTGAATGAAAGATCAAATCAAAGCTAAATATAGTTATGATGTATCAGGCGATAAAATGGCACTTGCTCGTTTGAAAGAAGAAGCTGAAAGAGCAAAAATTACTTTATCAGAAAGCTTAGTTACAAACATTTCTCTTCCATTCTTAGCTATGAGTGCAAATGGTCCAATTAACGTTGAACTAGAATTAAAAAGAAGTGAATTTGAAAAAATGACCGAAGATCTTTTAATGAGAACAAAGAAACCTTTACTTGATGCTTTAAAAGATGCAAATTTGAAATTTACCGACCTTCATGAAGTACTTTTAGTTGGTGGATCTACTCGTATGCCAGCTGTACAAAAACTTGTAGAAGAAGTAACTGGCAAAAAACCAAACAATTCAATCAACCCTGATGAAGTTGTTTCAGTTGGTGCTGCTATCCAAGGTGCAGTTTTAGCTGGAGATATTAAAGATGTTCTATTACTTGATGTTACACCTTTAACTTTAGGAATCGTTGTTGAAGGAGAAATTGTGGCTCCTCTAATCCCAAGAAATACAACTATTCCAGTCACAAAAAGTCAAATCTTCTCAACCGCTGCTGATAACCAATCAGCCGTTACAATAGTAATAACTCAAGGTGAAAGACAACTTGCAAGAGATAATAAAATTTTAGGTCAATTTAACCTTGAAGGTATTGACCCAGCGCCTCGTGGAGTTCCTCAAATTGAAGTAAGTTTCTCAATTGATGTTAACGGAATTACCAAAGTAACTGCTAAAGATAAAAAGACAAACAAAGAACAAACAATCACTATTTCAAATACATCAAAACTATCTGATGAAGAAGTTGAAAAGATGGTAAAAGAAGCTGAAGAAAATCGTGAAGAAGATAAGAAAAAACGTCACGAAATTGAAGTTACAGTTAGAGCCGAGCAAACACTTAATACTTTAGATAAAACTATTAATAGCGATGAAGCCAAAAAAGCTGGTGAAGATAAACTTGGTGAAATCAAGAAAATTCAAGAAAACATCAAGAAGCTTCTTGAAGAAAAGAAATATGAAGAACTTGAAAAAGCTCTTAATGAATTTGACCAACAAATTCAATCAGCAATGGATTTTATGAAAAAAAATAATATCAATCCAGAAGATTTAAACAAAAAAAATGATGAAAATAAGAATTAA
- a CDS encoding CTP synthase, whose protein sequence is MTKFIVVTGGVLSGLGKGVSVASIGNLLKAQGFKIFALKLDPYLNIDPGVMSPNEHGEVYVTADGGETDLDLGHYERFMDVKLTRESNLTSGRIYTNIFEKERNGFYNGKTVQVVPHVINEIIERIEKIEKKHKPDFVLIEIGGTVGDIESMPFIYALSKFANLNPKKVMFAHLSYVPFLTSSKEYKSKPSQVSISTLRSYGINPQILLLRSQGEIDLNIINKIAETSFVHPSHVINVPDIANIYQIPLYFEKQKILEIIYEHFKIKQPIDKEANKPWETFVKKVLSKKDKKVKVLLVGKYMGLEDAYLSIISSLKIAASHQNFELEYKLINADEINEENIEETVKDYDGVMILPGFGARGFESKVNVATYTRENKIPTLGICLGFQAMSVSQARKLGFKDATSQEFAEKNKKQTFVLVPFYDNGDKDKLGGSLRLGNDEIEVEKNSLAEKIYGNQNFFARHRHRFEISKHYIETLQDEEFIFSGYNPKNWNAEICEVKSHPFYIGVQYHPEFSTSVLKSNPLFDEFLKACFKNK, encoded by the coding sequence ATGACTAAATTTATTGTAGTAACAGGCGGTGTACTTTCTGGGCTTGGAAAAGGAGTCTCTGTAGCAAGTATTGGAAATTTGCTTAAAGCACAAGGTTTTAAAATCTTCGCTTTAAAATTAGATCCATATCTTAACATAGATCCAGGGGTAATGAGCCCAAATGAACATGGTGAAGTTTATGTAACAGCTGATGGCGGAGAAACAGATCTTGACCTTGGACATTATGAAAGATTTATGGATGTCAAATTAACCCGTGAAAGCAATTTAACGAGCGGAAGAATTTATACCAACATTTTTGAAAAAGAAAGAAATGGATTTTATAATGGAAAAACTGTTCAAGTTGTACCTCATGTCATTAATGAAATAATTGAAAGAATTGAGAAGATTGAAAAGAAACATAAACCTGATTTTGTGCTTATTGAAATTGGAGGTACTGTTGGTGACATTGAATCAATGCCTTTTATTTATGCATTAAGTAAGTTTGCTAACCTTAATCCAAAAAAGGTAATGTTTGCTCACCTTTCTTATGTTCCTTTTTTAACAAGTTCAAAGGAATATAAATCAAAACCTTCACAAGTTTCAATTTCAACCTTGCGTTCATATGGCATCAACCCACAGATCTTACTTTTAAGATCTCAAGGTGAAATTGATTTAAATATTATTAATAAAATTGCTGAAACTAGTTTCGTTCATCCAAGTCACGTTATAAACGTTCCAGATATTGCTAATATTTATCAAATTCCACTTTATTTTGAAAAACAAAAAATCCTAGAAATTATTTATGAACATTTCAAAATTAAACAGCCAATAGATAAAGAAGCAAATAAGCCTTGAGAAACTTTTGTTAAAAAAGTTTTATCTAAAAAAGACAAAAAAGTTAAAGTCTTACTTGTTGGGAAATATATGGGTCTTGAAGATGCTTATCTTTCAATAATTTCATCACTAAAGATTGCTGCTTCACATCAAAATTTTGAACTTGAATACAAATTAATTAATGCTGATGAAATTAATGAGGAAAACATTGAAGAAACAGTAAAAGATTATGACGGAGTTATGATTTTGCCAGGCTTTGGAGCTCGTGGTTTTGAATCAAAAGTAAATGTTGCAACTTATACAAGAGAAAACAAAATTCCAACCTTAGGTATTTGTTTAGGCTTCCAAGCAATGTCTGTAAGTCAAGCACGAAAACTAGGATTCAAAGATGCAACAAGTCAAGAATTTGCAGAAAAAAATAAGAAACAAACTTTTGTTTTAGTTCCATTTTATGACAATGGAGATAAAGATAAACTTGGTGGTTCTTTAAGACTTGGAAATGATGAAATTGAAGTTGAAAAGAACTCACTTGCTGAAAAAATTTATGGCAATCAAAACTTCTTTGCACGTCATAGACATCGTTTTGAAATCAGCAAACATTATATTGAAACACTGCAAGATGAAGAGTTTATTTTTAGTGGTTATAACCCTAAAAATTGAAACGCAGAAATCTGTGAAGTTAAAAGCCATCCATTCTATATTGGGGTTCAATATCACCCCGAATTCTCAACAAGTGTTTTAAAATCTAATCCACTTTTTGATGAATTTTTAAAGGCTTGTTTTAAGAACAAGTAA
- a CDS encoding DHH family phosphoesterase — protein MLKITKEKLALFKKIENQIKSYKNIIIYHHIRPDGDCLGSQRGLKKLIEANFPDKKVYAIGDSKNLFPYLDLKMDKLPEGKIKSSLAIIVDANFKERLECREYLDNFVFDDCLRIDHHPNEDDLYASIRWVEPEAPAAAQQVTELAYFLNWKMSPEAATALYLGIYTDSVRLTTGTTNAKTLNLVAYLWENGAKKDLIHEEMAKKTSHDLKIQSFINQNMKINKQVVSFYFSLKDQKKLGINDPLQANRPFALANIDDAKAWVFFTQEKEDAIRCEFRSNGACVRNVAIKWNGGGHHRASGAQIKDEKLIPQVIEDLEKEVLNLKDYDNL, from the coding sequence ATGCTTAAAATTACTAAAGAAAAACTTGCACTTTTTAAGAAAATTGAAAATCAAATAAAATCTTATAAAAACATTATTATTTATCACCACATCAGACCAGATGGAGATTGCCTTGGAAGTCAAAGAGGACTTAAAAAACTTATTGAAGCAAACTTTCCTGATAAAAAAGTTTACGCAATCGGTGATTCTAAAAATTTATTCCCTTATTTAGATTTAAAAATGGATAAACTTCCTGAAGGAAAAATTAAATCTTCACTTGCAATAATTGTTGATGCTAACTTTAAAGAAAGACTTGAATGTCGTGAATATTTAGATAACTTTGTTTTTGATGATTGTTTAAGAATTGACCATCATCCAAACGAAGATGATCTTTATGCTTCAATTCGTTGAGTTGAACCAGAAGCTCCCGCTGCTGCTCAACAAGTAACAGAACTTGCTTATTTCTTAAATTGAAAAATGAGTCCTGAAGCAGCAACAGCACTTTATTTAGGAATCTATACTGATTCAGTCAGATTAACAACCGGAACAACTAATGCTAAAACTTTAAATTTAGTTGCTTACCTTTGAGAAAATGGCGCCAAAAAAGACTTAATTCACGAAGAAATGGCTAAAAAAACTTCACATGATTTAAAAATTCAATCTTTCATCAATCAAAATATGAAAATAAATAAACAAGTTGTTTCATTCTACTTTTCATTAAAAGATCAAAAGAAACTTGGAATTAATGATCCACTTCAAGCGAACAGACCTTTTGCTTTAGCAAACATTGACGATGCAAAGGCTTGAGTTTTCTTTACTCAAGAAAAAGAAGATGCAATTCGTTGCGAATTTAGATCAAACGGAGCTTGTGTTAGAAATGTTGCCATAAAATGAAACGGTGGCGGCCATCATAGAGCAAGTGGAGCCCAAATTAAAGATGAAAAGCTAATTCCTCAGGTTATTGAAGATTTAGAAAAAGAAGTTTTAAACTTAAAAGATTATGATAACTTGTAA
- a CDS encoding DHH family phosphoesterase — protein MAKNNWKTALDALEKYDNIFIFHHIRPDGDCLGSQFGLREFLRTNYPHKNVFVFGDAVGNFPFLTWDFDKFEEVDKKYFENSLGVVVDANSSGRIQFSEYILKKSFTKMLRIDHHPVDPDIKYDYTWEDETFAAAAEQIAYIAMMAKWKVSLNAAKYTYLGINTDSGRFNFEYVQKRTFDVTSYLHNAEGFKVWSINLPLSYRDERKVRFNAYMMLNYKKEGKVIYFHVTKKLMDKFKLNHLEAVDVSVLGNIGDSKVWVLFIDEPNGNIRARVRSNGIWINHICEKYAPGGGHEVAAGATCKNKKDMKNLIQDLKEEVEKHA, from the coding sequence ATGGCAAAAAATAATTGAAAAACTGCACTTGATGCACTTGAAAAATATGACAACATTTTTATTTTTCACCACATCAGACCTGATGGTGATTGCCTTGGAAGTCAATTCGGACTTCGTGAATTTTTAAGAACAAATTATCCTCATAAAAATGTTTTTGTATTTGGTGATGCAGTTGGCAACTTCCCATTCTTAACTTGAGATTTTGACAAGTTTGAAGAAGTTGATAAAAAATACTTTGAAAACTCACTTGGTGTTGTTGTTGATGCTAACTCTTCAGGAAGAATTCAATTTTCTGAATATATCTTGAAAAAATCATTTACTAAAATGTTAAGAATTGACCATCACCCAGTTGATCCAGATATTAAATATGACTATACTTGAGAAGATGAAACATTTGCTGCTGCGGCTGAACAAATTGCTTATATTGCAATGATGGCAAAATGAAAAGTTTCACTTAATGCCGCTAAATATACTTATTTAGGAATTAACACAGACTCTGGTAGATTTAACTTTGAATACGTTCAAAAAAGAACTTTTGATGTCACTTCATATCTTCATAATGCTGAAGGATTTAAAGTTTGATCAATAAATTTACCGCTTTCTTATCGTGATGAAAGAAAAGTTCGTTTTAACGCTTATATGATGTTAAACTACAAAAAAGAAGGCAAAGTTATTTACTTCCACGTAACTAAAAAGCTTATGGATAAATTTAAATTAAATCATCTTGAAGCTGTTGATGTAAGTGTTTTAGGAAACATTGGCGATTCAAAAGTATGAGTACTTTTTATAGATGAACCTAATGGAAACATTAGAGCAAGAGTTAGATCAAACGGAATTTGAATTAATCATATTTGTGAAAAATATGCTCCTGGCGGAGGACATGAAGTTGCAGCAGGTGCAACTTGCAAGAACAAAAAAGATATGAAAAACTTAATTCAAGACTTAAAAGAAGAGGTTGAAAAACATGCTTAA